In one Lolium rigidum isolate FL_2022 chromosome 3, APGP_CSIRO_Lrig_0.1, whole genome shotgun sequence genomic region, the following are encoded:
- the LOC124698407 gene encoding pentatricopeptide repeat-containing protein At5g15300-like has protein sequence MPPPSPSTSISPENGDLVALSGRCSTKRNLRLLHGALLRRRHLLPAADAVAALAKLLRFAAVSPAGDLRQAAAILSTHLPFISSASSHPTFFYNTLMRGLAASSSPSDAIELFTVMRRAGAAPDAFTFTFILKSCSRCPSRRRLPSDLHAQAIKHGCLGKLSAHTHVHNALLHAYACRVSVDDACRVFEEIPVRDVVSFSGLLTAHLKANDLDAARVVFDQMPCQDVVSWTAMISAYAKACMPREALALFDAMPMQPDEVTMVSIVSACTTLGDLATGERARRLIDSHGFGWMVSLRNALMDMYAKCGCLPEARVLFDGMMVKSLASWNTLISAYASHGDLDNTIDVFHQMLAEGNTVKPDGATLLAVLMACAYKGCVEEGRAMFNAMQRGDYGKVQLTIEHYGCVVDMLGRASKLEEAYQMIEQMPIPSNAVVWGALLGACRTHGDINMAERAVQELSNLKPEEGGYYILLSDMYTSAGRIAEATEIRRAMNESRVQKTTGRSTAFLPQL, from the coding sequence ATGCCACCGCCGTCGCCATCAACGTCCATCTCGCCGGAGAACGGGGATCTAGTGGCGCTCTCAGGCCGGTGCTCCACGAAGCGCAACCTGCGCCTCCTTCACGGCGCTCTCTTACgacgccgccacctcctcccggCTGCCGACGCCGTCGCGGCGCTCGCCAAGCTCCTTCGGTTCGCCGCCGTCTCCCCCGCCGGGGACCTCCGCCAGGCCGCCGCGATCCTCTCCACCCACCTCCCGTTCATTTCGTCGGCGTCCTCCCACCCCACCTTCTTCTACAACACCCTCATGCGCGGCCTCGCCGCTTCATCCTCGCCCAGCGACGCCATCGAGCTCTTCACCGTGATGCGCCGCGCTGGCGCCGCGCCTGACgccttcaccttcaccttcatCCTGAAGTCCTGCTCTCGCTGCCCTTCGCGCCGGCGGCTACCTTCCGACCTCCACGCCCAAGCGATCAAGCACGGCTGCCTCGGGAAGCTCAGCGCGCACACGCACGTACACAATGCGCTACTTCACGCCTATGCGTGCCGGGTGTCTGTCGACGACGCCTGCAGGGTGTTTGAAGAAATTCCGGTTCGGGACGTGGTCTCCTTCTCAGGGCTACTCACTGCACACCTCAAAGCCAATGATTTGGATGCTGCGCGCGTTGTGTTCGACCAGATGCCTTGCCAGGATGTCGTTTCTTGGACTGCGATGATTTCTGCATATGCTAAGGCTTGCATGCCACGGGAGGCCTTGGCATTGTTTGATGCAATGCCAATGCAGCCAGACGAGGTTACCATGGTGAGTATTGTGTCCGCGTGTACCACACTCGGCGACCTTGCAACTGGGGAGCGTGCGCGGAGGCTCATtgattcccatggttttggatggATGGTGTCACTTCGCAATGCACTCATGGACATGTACGCTAAGTGCGGGTGCCTCCCTGAAGCACGAGTTTTGTTTGACGGGATGATGGTGAAGAGTTTGGCATCTTGGAATACACTCATCTCAGCATACGCATCGCACGGCGATCTGGACAACACGATTGATGTGTTCCATCAGATGTTGGCAGAAGGGAACACCGTGAAGCCAGATGGGGCGACACTGCTCGCTGTGCTTATGGCATGTGCGTACAAGGGCTGTGTTGAGGAGGGGCGTGCCATGTTCAATGCAATGCAGCGTGGGGACTATGGCAAAGTGCAGCTCACTATCGAGCACTACGGCTGTGTGGTGGACATGCTTGGCCGGGCAAGTAAACTCGAGGAGGCATACCAAATGATTGAGCAGATGCCGATTCCAAGCAATGCTGTGGTCTGGGGTGCACTACTTGGTGCTTGTCGGACACATGGGGATATCAATATGGCAGAGCGGGCTGTTCAGGAGCTAAGTAACCTAAAACCAGAGGAAGGTGGGTATTACATTTTGCTAAGTGATATGTACACCTCTGCCGGACGGATAGCTGAGGCCACAGAGATCAGACGTGCCATGAATGAGAGCAGGGTCCAGAAGACTACAGGCCGGAGCACGGCCTTTCTACCTCAACTGTAA
- the LOC124694785 gene encoding putative cyclin-dependent kinase F-2 gives MAARKRPAAGHATTAQGSATQGRKRSRTDEYDDVACLGEGGFGAVVMARNRATGKTVAIKRLSTPSATSVADLQREAGFLRACSGNPYVVGFEALVVHPATGRLSLVMEHVAGPNLHYFLWNRRHGQPMPESTVRAFMWKLLTGVKMMHARHVVHRDIKPANILVGQDGELVKICDLGLAVSMVEPPPYTQAGTPFYTAPEMLLQKPDYDTLVDTWSLGCVMAEMLAGGKALFPRGEDDYVDEISQLWNIIRVLGMPDERTWPGFDSLPLAMALQLLPLPAGHEHNRLRDLFPEEKLSHEGFQVLQGLLTCNPDKRLTAAKALKHPWFAAPRPAAAAAALPRKKATPLSLIPPAAPEKNVLKNPVAMWNAQRV, from the coding sequence ATGGCCGCCCGCAAGCGACCTGCCGCCGGCCACGCAACGACGGCCCAAGGATCGGCGACCCAAGGACGCAAGAGGAGCCGCACCGACGAGTACGACGACGTGGCCTGCCTCGGCGAGGGCGGCTTCGGCGCCGTTGTCATGGCGCGCAACCGCGCCACCGGCAAGACCGTCGCCATCAAGCGCCTCTCCACGCCGTCCGCGACCAGCGTCGCCGACCTCCAGCGCGAGGCCGGGTTCCTCAGGGCCTGCAGCGGGAACCCCTACGTGGTCGGCTTCGAGGCACTGGTGGTGCACCCGGCCACCGGCCGCCTCTCCCTCGTCATGGAGCACGTCGCCGGGCCGAACCTCCACTATTTCCTGTGGAACAGGCGCCACGGCCAGCCGATGCCGGAGTCGACGGTGCGCGCCTTCATGTGGAAGCTGCTCACCGGGGTCAAGATGATGCACGCCCGCCACGTCGTCCACCGCGACATCAAGCCGGCCAACATCCTCGTCGGCCAAGACGGGGAGCTCGTCAAGATCTGCGACCTCGGGCTCGCGGTTTCCATGGTCGAGCCTCCGCCCTACACCCAGGCCGGCACCCCGTTCTACACGGCGCCAGAGATGCTGCTGCAGAAGCCGGACTACGACACGCTCGTGGACACCTGGTCGCTCGGCTGCGTCATGGCCGAGATGCTCGCCGGCGGCAAGGCGTTGTTCCCTCGCGGAGAAGATGACTACGTAGACGAGATATCGCAGCTCTGGAACATAATCCGAGTGCTCGGCATGCCAGACGAGAGAACGTGGCCGGGGTTCGACTCTCTGCCGCTCGCCATGGCGCTGCAACTGCTACCGCTACCGGCGGGGCACGAGCACAACAGGCTGCGGGATCTGTTCCCCGAAGAGAAGCTGTCACACGAAGGATTCCAGGTGCTGCAAGGCCTTCTCACGTGCAACCCCGACAAGCGACTCACGGCGGCCAAGGCGCTCAAACACCCATGGTTCGCTGCTCCTCgtcctgctgccgccgccgccgcgttgcCCAGAAAGAAGGCGACTCCCCTCAGTTTAATCCCACCGGCGGCACCAGAGAAGAACGTACTCAAGAATCCAGTGGCGATGTGGAACGCACAACGAGTGTAG